The following proteins are encoded in a genomic region of Sebastes fasciatus isolate fSebFas1 chromosome 12, fSebFas1.pri, whole genome shotgun sequence:
- the enpp2 gene encoding autotaxin isoform X2, with translation MLLHKLCVWILSVLCGSDVCWGFVYDRPRRSGEDGTSARTESRSASQYVPTSGSCRNRCFELVELEPPSCRCDNLCKTYNGCCSDFDQLCLRTEGGYECSKDRCGETRNEQHACHCSDDCLARGDCCTNYKKLCKGDTSWLQDECEEIKTSECPAGFVRPPLIMLSVDGFRASYVKRGNTVIPNIEKLRTCGTHAPYMRPMYPTKTFPNLYSLATGLYPESHGIVGNSMHDPVFDATFTLRSREKLNHRWWGGQPIWITALKQGVKAATFFWPVAIPLERRILTMLQWLQLPEGERPYIYAMHSEQPDTYGHKMGPMSPELNNPLRVIDRIVGQLMNGLKQMKLHRCVNIILVGDHGMEEAHCDRTEFLSNYMTSVDDIILIPGSLGRIRSRNPNNPKYDAKAVVANLTCKKADQHFKPYLKQHLPKRLHYANNRRIEDIHLLVERKWHVARKVPEGRRHCGYAGDHGYDNKINSMQTIFLGYGPTFKFKTKVPAFENIELYNVMCDLLGVKPAPNNGTHGSLNHLLRSPSYRPTMPEELSRPTASGLLPAGTDDLGCSCDDKNKVEELNQRLRQAMDDSRNLPYGRPAVLFRTKYSILHHSDYISGYSEALSMPLWTSYAVSRQVEVSPLPDALSNCVRPDTRVPPAYSQSCTNYRADKQITYAFMYPPQLSSTIDKKYDAVLITNTVPMYPAFRRIWSYFQRVLVKKFATERNGVNVLIGPIFDYDYDGVRDSAEKIKEYVNGMIPVPTHFFVVLTSCLDFTQAADSCSGPLSSAAFILPHRASNDETCNSSEEESRWVEDLMKMHTARVRDVEILTGLDLYRKTTRSYAEILSLKTYMHTYESEI, from the exons ATGTTGCTTCACAAACTG TGTGTTTGGATCCTGTCGGTCCTGTGTGGCTCTGACGTGTGTTGGGGATTCGTCTATGACCGGCCCAGACGCTCTGGAGAGGACGGGACGTCAGCCAGGACGGAGT CTCGCTCTGCATCTCAGTACGTGCCGACCTCCGGCTCCTGCAGGAACAGGTGTTTTGAGCTGGTGGAGTTGGAGCCGCCGAGCTGCCGCTGTGATAACCTGTGTAAGACCTACAACGGCTGCTGCTCCGACTTCGATCAGCTCTGCCTCAGGACAG AGGGGGGTTATGAGTGCAGTAAAGATCGGTGTGGGGAGACTCGAAATGAACAACATGCCTGCCACTGCTCTGATGACTGTCTGGCCAGAGGAGACTGCTGCACCAACTACAAGAAGCTGTGTAAAG GAGACACTTCATGGCTACAGGATGAGTGTGAGGAGATCAAGACATCTGAATGTCCTGCTGG GTTTGTGCGACCGCCACTCATCATGCTGTCAGTGGACGGATTTAGAGCTTCTTATGTGAAGAGAGGAAACACCGTCATACCCAACATCGAGAAACTGA GAACATGTGGAACCCATGCTCCATACATGAGGCCTATGTACCCCACAAAAACCTTCCCCAACCTCTACTCCCTGGCTACG GGTCTCTACCCAGAGTCTCACGGTATCGTCGGCAACTCCATGCATGACCCGGTGTTTGATGCCACCTTCACCCTGAGGAGCCGAGAGAAACTCAATCACCGCTGGTGGGGAGGACAGCCA ATCTGGATCACAGCGCTCAAACAGGGAGTGAAGGCTGCCACCTTCTTCTGGCCTGT TGCGATCCCATTGGAGAGGCGGATACTGACCATGCTGCAGTGGCTCCAACTACCTGAAGGAGAGAG GCCCTACATTTACGCCATGCACTCTGAACAACCAGACACATATGGACACAAAATGGGGCCCATGAGCCCAGAA TTGAACAACCCTctgagagtgattgacagaatTGTGGGCCAACTGATGAATGGACTTAAACAGATGAAACTGCACCGCTGTGTCAACATCATCCTGGTGGGGGATCATG GTATGGAAGAGGCCCACTGTGATCGCACCGAGTTCCTCAGTAACTACATGACCAGCGTTGACGACATCATCCTCATCCCTGGGTCTCTAGGCAGAATACGCTCGAGAAACCCCAACAACCCCAAAT atgacgcCAAGGCTGTTGTTGCAAATCTAACA TGTAAGAAGGCAGACCAGCACTTTAAGCCGTACTTGAAGCAGCACCTGCCGAAGAGACTGCACTACGCCAACAACCGACGCATTGAAGACATTCATCTGCTGGTGGAGAGGAAGTGGCACGTCGCCAG GAAGGTTCCTGAAGGGAGGAGGCACTGTGGCTACGCTGGTGACCATGGATATGACAATAAGATCAACAGCATGCAG ACTATCTTCTTGGGGTATGGACCTACATTTAAATTCAAGACTAAAGTTCCAGCCTTTGAAAACATTGAGCTTTATAATGTCATGTGCG ATCTACTGGGTGTGAAACCAGCTCCCAATAATGGGACCCATGGCAGTCTGAACCACCTGCTGAGGAGCCCCTCCTACAGACCCACCATGCCAGAGGAGCTCTCCAGGCCGACAGCCTCTGGCCTGCTTCCTGCAGGAACAGACGACCTGGGCTGCAGCTGTGATGACAAG AACAAAGTGGAGGAGCTAAACCAGCGACTGAGGCAAGCTATGGATG aCAGCAGGAACTTGCCGTACGGTCGACCTGCTGTTCTCTTCCGTACCAAATACTCCATCCTCCACCACAGCGACTACATCAGCGGCTACAGCGAGGCTCTCTCTATGCCTCTCTGGACATCATACGCTGTCAGCAGACAG GTAGAAGTGTCCCCTCTGCCTGATGCCCTGTCCAACTGTGTGAGACCTGATACCAGAGTCCCTCCAGCCTACAGTCAGTCTTGTACCAACTACAGAGCAGACAAACAGATCACCTACGCCTTCATGTATCCACCAC AATTGTCCTCAACCATAGACAAGAAATATGATGCTGTCCTCATAACCAACACCGTTCCCATGTATCCTGCATTCAGGA gaatATGGAGTTACTTCCAGAGAGTGCTGGTGAAGAAATTCGCCACTGAGAGAAACGGCGTGAATGTGCTCATTGGACCGATATTTGACTACGACTATGATGGTGTCAGGGACTCCGCTGAGAAGATAAAAGA GTATGTCAACGGGATGATACCCGTCCCCACACACTTCTTTGTGGTCCTGACCAGCTGCTTAGACTTCACACAGGCTGCAGACTCGTGTAGCGGTCCGCTCAGCAGCGCTGCCTTCATCCTGCCACACCGGGCCAGCAACGACGAGACCTGCAAC AGCTCAGAGGAGGAGTCTCGCTGGGTGGAGGACCTGATGAAGATGCACACTGCTCGAGTCAGAGATGTGGAGATCCTGACTGGCTTGGACCTGTACCGCAAAACAACCCGGAGCTACGCTGAAATCCTCTCGCTCAAGACCTACATGCACACCTACGAGAGCGAGATCTGA
- the enpp2 gene encoding autotaxin isoform X1, whose amino-acid sequence MLLHKLCVWILSVLCGSDVCWGFVYDRPRRSGEDGTSARTESRSASQYVPTSGSCRNRCFELVELEPPSCRCDNLCKTYNGCCSDFDQLCLRTEGGYECSKDRCGETRNEQHACHCSDDCLARGDCCTNYKKLCKGDTSWLQDECEEIKTSECPAGFVRPPLIMLSVDGFRASYVKRGNTVIPNIEKLRTCGTHAPYMRPMYPTKTFPNLYSLATGLYPESHGIVGNSMHDPVFDATFTLRSREKLNHRWWGGQPIWITALKQGVKAATFFWPVAIPLERRILTMLQWLQLPEGERPYIYAMHSEQPDTYGHKMGPMSPELNNPLRVIDRIVGQLMNGLKQMKLHRCVNIILVGDHGMEEAHCDRTEFLSNYMTSVDDIILIPGSLGRIRSRNPNNPKYDAKAVVANLTCKKADQHFKPYLKQHLPKRLHYANNRRIEDIHLLVERKWHVARKVPEGRRHCGYAGDHGYDNKINSMQTIFLGYGPTFKFKTKVPAFENIELYNVMCDLLGVKPAPNNGTHGSLNHLLRSPSYRPTMPEELSRPTASGLLPAGTDDLGCSCDDKLRVKSRGQRSLKVTLVRGYNLESLWLCLLQNKVEELNQRLRQAMDDSRNLPYGRPAVLFRTKYSILHHSDYISGYSEALSMPLWTSYAVSRQVEVSPLPDALSNCVRPDTRVPPAYSQSCTNYRADKQITYAFMYPPQLSSTIDKKYDAVLITNTVPMYPAFRRIWSYFQRVLVKKFATERNGVNVLIGPIFDYDYDGVRDSAEKIKEYVNGMIPVPTHFFVVLTSCLDFTQAADSCSGPLSSAAFILPHRASNDETCNSSEEESRWVEDLMKMHTARVRDVEILTGLDLYRKTTRSYAEILSLKTYMHTYESEI is encoded by the exons ATGTTGCTTCACAAACTG TGTGTTTGGATCCTGTCGGTCCTGTGTGGCTCTGACGTGTGTTGGGGATTCGTCTATGACCGGCCCAGACGCTCTGGAGAGGACGGGACGTCAGCCAGGACGGAGT CTCGCTCTGCATCTCAGTACGTGCCGACCTCCGGCTCCTGCAGGAACAGGTGTTTTGAGCTGGTGGAGTTGGAGCCGCCGAGCTGCCGCTGTGATAACCTGTGTAAGACCTACAACGGCTGCTGCTCCGACTTCGATCAGCTCTGCCTCAGGACAG AGGGGGGTTATGAGTGCAGTAAAGATCGGTGTGGGGAGACTCGAAATGAACAACATGCCTGCCACTGCTCTGATGACTGTCTGGCCAGAGGAGACTGCTGCACCAACTACAAGAAGCTGTGTAAAG GAGACACTTCATGGCTACAGGATGAGTGTGAGGAGATCAAGACATCTGAATGTCCTGCTGG GTTTGTGCGACCGCCACTCATCATGCTGTCAGTGGACGGATTTAGAGCTTCTTATGTGAAGAGAGGAAACACCGTCATACCCAACATCGAGAAACTGA GAACATGTGGAACCCATGCTCCATACATGAGGCCTATGTACCCCACAAAAACCTTCCCCAACCTCTACTCCCTGGCTACG GGTCTCTACCCAGAGTCTCACGGTATCGTCGGCAACTCCATGCATGACCCGGTGTTTGATGCCACCTTCACCCTGAGGAGCCGAGAGAAACTCAATCACCGCTGGTGGGGAGGACAGCCA ATCTGGATCACAGCGCTCAAACAGGGAGTGAAGGCTGCCACCTTCTTCTGGCCTGT TGCGATCCCATTGGAGAGGCGGATACTGACCATGCTGCAGTGGCTCCAACTACCTGAAGGAGAGAG GCCCTACATTTACGCCATGCACTCTGAACAACCAGACACATATGGACACAAAATGGGGCCCATGAGCCCAGAA TTGAACAACCCTctgagagtgattgacagaatTGTGGGCCAACTGATGAATGGACTTAAACAGATGAAACTGCACCGCTGTGTCAACATCATCCTGGTGGGGGATCATG GTATGGAAGAGGCCCACTGTGATCGCACCGAGTTCCTCAGTAACTACATGACCAGCGTTGACGACATCATCCTCATCCCTGGGTCTCTAGGCAGAATACGCTCGAGAAACCCCAACAACCCCAAAT atgacgcCAAGGCTGTTGTTGCAAATCTAACA TGTAAGAAGGCAGACCAGCACTTTAAGCCGTACTTGAAGCAGCACCTGCCGAAGAGACTGCACTACGCCAACAACCGACGCATTGAAGACATTCATCTGCTGGTGGAGAGGAAGTGGCACGTCGCCAG GAAGGTTCCTGAAGGGAGGAGGCACTGTGGCTACGCTGGTGACCATGGATATGACAATAAGATCAACAGCATGCAG ACTATCTTCTTGGGGTATGGACCTACATTTAAATTCAAGACTAAAGTTCCAGCCTTTGAAAACATTGAGCTTTATAATGTCATGTGCG ATCTACTGGGTGTGAAACCAGCTCCCAATAATGGGACCCATGGCAGTCTGAACCACCTGCTGAGGAGCCCCTCCTACAGACCCACCATGCCAGAGGAGCTCTCCAGGCCGACAGCCTCTGGCCTGCTTCCTGCAGGAACAGACGACCTGGGCTGCAGCTGTGATGACAAG TTGCGTGTAAAAAGTAGGGGCCAGAGAAGTTTGAAAGTGACCCTTGTACGAGGCTATAACCTGGAGTCACTCTGGCTCTGTCTCTTACAGAACAAAGTGGAGGAGCTAAACCAGCGACTGAGGCAAGCTATGGATG aCAGCAGGAACTTGCCGTACGGTCGACCTGCTGTTCTCTTCCGTACCAAATACTCCATCCTCCACCACAGCGACTACATCAGCGGCTACAGCGAGGCTCTCTCTATGCCTCTCTGGACATCATACGCTGTCAGCAGACAG GTAGAAGTGTCCCCTCTGCCTGATGCCCTGTCCAACTGTGTGAGACCTGATACCAGAGTCCCTCCAGCCTACAGTCAGTCTTGTACCAACTACAGAGCAGACAAACAGATCACCTACGCCTTCATGTATCCACCAC AATTGTCCTCAACCATAGACAAGAAATATGATGCTGTCCTCATAACCAACACCGTTCCCATGTATCCTGCATTCAGGA gaatATGGAGTTACTTCCAGAGAGTGCTGGTGAAGAAATTCGCCACTGAGAGAAACGGCGTGAATGTGCTCATTGGACCGATATTTGACTACGACTATGATGGTGTCAGGGACTCCGCTGAGAAGATAAAAGA GTATGTCAACGGGATGATACCCGTCCCCACACACTTCTTTGTGGTCCTGACCAGCTGCTTAGACTTCACACAGGCTGCAGACTCGTGTAGCGGTCCGCTCAGCAGCGCTGCCTTCATCCTGCCACACCGGGCCAGCAACGACGAGACCTGCAAC AGCTCAGAGGAGGAGTCTCGCTGGGTGGAGGACCTGATGAAGATGCACACTGCTCGAGTCAGAGATGTGGAGATCCTGACTGGCTTGGACCTGTACCGCAAAACAACCCGGAGCTACGCTGAAATCCTCTCGCTCAAGACCTACATGCACACCTACGAGAGCGAGATCTGA